In a single window of the Salmo trutta chromosome 21, fSalTru1.1, whole genome shotgun sequence genome:
- the LOC115156836 gene encoding ras-related protein Rab-2A, translated as MAYAYLFKYIIIGDTGVGKSCLLLQFTDKRFQPVHDLTIGVEFGARMITIDGKQIKLQIWDTAGQESFRSITRSYYRGAAGALLVYDITRRDTFNHLTTWLEDARQHSNSNMVIMLIGNKSDLESRREVKKEEGEAFAREHGLIFMETSAKTASNVEEAFINTAKEIYEKIQEGVFDINNEANGIKIGPQHATTNSTLSGSQGGQQAGGGCC; from the exons ATGGCATATGCGTACCTCTTCAAATACATCATTATCGGAGACACGG GTGTTGGGAAATCATGCCTATTATTACAGTTCACAGACAAGCGGTTTCAGCCGGTGCATGACCTCACTATCG GTGTGGAGTTTGGGGCGCGGATGATCACTATAGACGGCAAACAGATCAAGCTGCAGATATGGGACACG gcCGGCCAAGAATCCTTCCGCTCAATCACCCGGTCCTACTACAGAGGGGCAGCCGGCGCCCTGCTAGTGTACGACATCACAAG AAGGGACACCTTCAACCACTTGACAACCTGGTTAGAGGACGCTCGCCAACATTCCAACTCCAACATGGTCATCATGCTCATTGGGAACAAGAG TGACCTGGAGTCCAGGAGAGAGGtgaagaaggaggagggggaggcctTTGCCAGAGAGCACGGCCTCATCTTCATGGAGACCTCCGCCAAGACTGCATCCAACGTAGAAGAG GCATTCATCAACACAGCGAAGGAGATATACGAGAAGATTCAGGAGGGTGTCTTCGACATCAACAATGAG GCTAACGGCATTAAGATCGGGCCCCAGCACGCTACCACCAACTCCACTCTCTCCGGTAGCCAGGGGGGTCAACAGGCCGGAGGGGGATGCTGCTGA